In one window of Poriferisphaera corsica DNA:
- a CDS encoding NAD(P)-dependent alcohol dehydrogenase: MKAAIYKSYGPPSVLSVQDVPQPTPKPNQCLIRIIASSVTTGDTTIRAFKKIPLLFYIPARFMFGITKPRKQILGNQFSGIIESAGNNTSQFKTGDHVFGFTGTGFGANAQYICLPEKNIAIKPSNLTHEQAAIVPFGGITALYFLSLANLKPNQNILIIGATGAVGSFATQLAKHSGATVTAVCSQSNHPFAKSLGATHTIDYQSQSLDTLNQTYDVIFDTVGKSSYPAIKHILTPTGTYLTTTFGSRELLHMLLTKLTSKQRVICAINPDRQQDLITLRTHIEAGHISPFIDQTFTLGRIADAHTYVEQGHTKGAVAITIPSS, from the coding sequence TTGAAAGCTGCTATCTACAAATCCTACGGCCCGCCCAGCGTTCTCTCCGTTCAGGACGTACCACAACCAACACCTAAACCCAATCAATGCCTCATACGCATCATCGCCTCCTCTGTCACCACCGGCGATACCACCATCCGCGCCTTCAAAAAAATCCCCCTGCTCTTCTACATCCCTGCCCGCTTCATGTTCGGCATCACCAAACCCCGCAAACAAATCCTCGGTAACCAATTTTCTGGCATCATCGAATCCGCTGGCAACAACACATCGCAATTCAAAACCGGCGATCATGTCTTCGGCTTCACCGGCACAGGCTTCGGCGCAAACGCACAATATATTTGTCTCCCCGAAAAAAATATCGCCATCAAACCCAGCAACCTCACGCACGAACAAGCCGCCATCGTCCCGTTCGGCGGCATCACCGCACTCTACTTCCTCTCACTTGCAAACCTCAAACCCAATCAAAACATCCTCATCATCGGCGCTACGGGAGCCGTTGGTTCCTTCGCGACCCAACTCGCCAAACACAGCGGCGCAACTGTTACCGCAGTCTGCTCCCAATCCAATCACCCATTTGCAAAATCACTCGGCGCAACTCATACCATCGACTATCAATCCCAATCACTCGACACGCTCAACCAAACCTACGACGTCATCTTCGACACCGTCGGCAAATCTTCTTACCCAGCCATCAAACACATCCTCACACCAACCGGCACCTACCTCACCACAACCTTCGGCTCACGTGAACTCCTCCACATGCTTCTCACCAAACTCACATCCAAACAGCGCGTCATCTGCGCCATCAATCCCGATCGCCAACAAGACCTCATCACTCTCCGCACTCACATCGAAGCTGGGCACATCTCGCCCTTCATCGACCAAACCTTCACACTGGGTCGAATCGCCGACGCCCACACCTATGTCGAGCAAGGCCACACCAAGGGTGCCGTCGCCATCACCATCCCATCCTCATAA
- a CDS encoding dockerin type I domain-containing protein — protein MTIRNRYRTATLLSAFCTLTFVSPSFAGFTENDNGVYLFQKEGGAERLFIDLGTEDNPTINFDASIDGPGYNNAHDVVLYPNLDGNGNEDDGSWLAIESGTATINYASRINLTDISGSLKAFSNPNQSFNHDDNLTFTFADNSLLNIFSTGTSHGIYTRGTATLKNMAGDLTVIADQAYGISAARAQYDNFTGNITVEGTKAIGMNGRIVLGEAVEYDDGYPVGPYAGEFNGSITAKGRDATGIWGSVISNIDFDANIFALSDNDDGMALGIRSTYLAFNENLGGKIIAKRLVKGYNNFEHGAIGIAYGLYYSPYKFHVKGDVSSYIEATSFSGNAIGIYSTDNVRIDGDVTGTIKAEIYNGNNSAYGIYSQSINIGGDISGDIIANARYIEDEYNDRNTIALYANDSFGIQIGGGISGNISVQQKNYDKDNNGTKTYAMYTENGGIKIGGNGITGAINVISNNSETAAIKADNYIHDDDTVNNDNSIQIAQINSQINVISGIDSSYNANAYGMKAEQGTIQIGSIGEDAQINVIGRGVNPDYNDEPEYEKPYIYGNHVYGLITGEPDDSSGSPDQNIVITDTFAGQINVTGTRNIAAIKSANNIDINNFAEPASINVTTEFADYGSSQLGIYGLVAAHQINIDQFSGDINIQGRFTPIDEVPNLDFIRPHGTAVQAMSDINIGSFNESATIGGDLHTGILSHGKLTITNDFAGKVFVGVTQDENGNELIMQPFYARGIAGYQGTAFNTFTDSAIIKVSGDQYAWGISGGIGLTITDGMHGTIDVTANNRAYGVMARTINANNITGTIKASSIDQNGQSAAITTQFINGNGDWESQFDGNDFVNLNTGANIIGDIRLAGENLVENTYGDILKLTGAGSFNHDLYGVDSLFVVADTPDQTWQLNLASEALTDDTQRNHVDRAIVHKGFLHINENFSADYLSLTGNAGLTLNVTEPTTEYILTLSEGASLNGTLRLNLDEDFSANEGDIVSLIWTTDPFTGSGFTSVENTIINESLGFNIHQEGAAVLGKVALLGDANLDGLVDASDLNIIAVNFNKSPQSFNQQWNTGDFNGDNIVDALDLNVIAINFGKTADELLELITIPEPTSLFLLSSLLIPLSRRRRTA, from the coding sequence ATGACAATCCGAAATCGCTATCGTACTGCAACACTTCTCAGCGCATTTTGCACATTAACATTCGTGAGCCCAAGCTTTGCAGGCTTCACAGAAAACGACAACGGTGTCTACCTATTCCAAAAAGAAGGCGGCGCAGAACGACTGTTCATAGATTTAGGGACCGAGGATAACCCTACCATCAATTTTGACGCATCGATTGATGGCCCAGGCTACAACAACGCACACGATGTCGTCTTGTACCCTAATCTTGATGGCAATGGAAACGAAGACGATGGTAGTTGGTTGGCTATCGAAAGTGGAACAGCAACTATCAACTACGCAAGCCGCATTAACCTCACCGATATTAGCGGCTCGCTCAAAGCATTCAGCAACCCTAACCAAAGCTTCAATCACGATGACAACCTAACCTTCACATTTGCAGATAACAGCCTGCTGAATATCTTCAGTACTGGCACATCACACGGTATCTACACACGCGGTACTGCTACACTCAAAAATATGGCAGGTGATCTCACTGTAATCGCAGATCAGGCATATGGCATCAGCGCCGCTCGCGCGCAGTATGACAATTTCACCGGCAACATCACCGTCGAAGGTACGAAAGCAATCGGCATGAACGGGCGAATCGTCTTGGGTGAAGCAGTCGAATACGACGATGGATATCCTGTCGGCCCATACGCTGGTGAATTTAATGGCTCAATCACCGCCAAAGGACGTGATGCAACCGGCATCTGGGGATCCGTTATTTCAAACATCGACTTCGATGCCAACATCTTCGCACTCAGCGACAATGACGATGGTATGGCCCTTGGTATTCGCAGCACATATCTGGCATTCAATGAAAATTTGGGTGGTAAAATCATCGCCAAACGACTGGTCAAGGGCTACAACAATTTCGAACACGGTGCCATCGGCATCGCTTACGGTCTCTACTACAGCCCCTACAAATTTCACGTCAAAGGTGATGTTTCCAGCTATATCGAAGCGACAAGCTTCAGTGGGAACGCAATCGGTATTTACAGTACTGACAATGTCAGGATTGATGGCGATGTGACCGGCACCATCAAAGCTGAAATATACAACGGCAACAACTCTGCCTACGGTATCTACTCCCAAAGCATCAACATCGGTGGTGACATCTCCGGCGACATCATCGCAAACGCACGATACATTGAAGACGAATACAACGACCGAAATACGATCGCTCTATATGCCAACGACAGCTTTGGCATCCAAATCGGCGGAGGCATCAGCGGTAACATCTCTGTTCAACAAAAAAATTACGACAAAGATAATAACGGCACCAAGACCTACGCGATGTATACCGAAAACGGTGGCATCAAGATCGGCGGCAACGGTATCACCGGCGCCATCAATGTTATCTCAAACAATAGCGAAACCGCTGCAATCAAAGCCGACAACTACATCCATGATGATGACACTGTTAATAATGACAACAGTATCCAGATCGCCCAAATCAACAGCCAAATCAACGTCATCAGCGGGATCGACAGCAGCTACAATGCAAACGCATACGGCATGAAAGCTGAACAAGGCACCATCCAAATCGGATCCATCGGTGAAGATGCTCAGATCAACGTCATAGGCCGCGGCGTGAACCCCGACTACAACGATGAGCCCGAATACGAGAAACCTTACATCTACGGCAACCATGTCTACGGCCTCATCACCGGCGAACCCGACGATTCATCCGGCTCCCCCGATCAAAACATCGTGATCACCGATACATTCGCCGGCCAAATCAACGTCACGGGTACACGTAACATCGCCGCGATCAAATCTGCCAACAACATCGATATCAACAACTTCGCAGAGCCTGCCAGCATCAATGTCACCACTGAATTCGCCGACTACGGCAGCTCTCAACTCGGAATCTACGGCCTCGTCGCCGCCCACCAAATCAATATCGATCAATTCTCTGGGGACATCAATATACAAGGCCGATTCACACCCATCGACGAAGTACCAAACCTTGACTTCATCCGACCTCACGGCACCGCAGTCCAAGCCATGAGTGATATCAACATCGGCTCCTTTAATGAATCTGCAACTATCGGCGGTGACCTCCACACCGGCATCCTCTCACACGGTAAACTCACAATCACCAATGATTTTGCAGGCAAAGTCTTTGTTGGTGTCACGCAAGACGAAAACGGCAACGAACTCATCATGCAACCATTTTATGCTCGCGGCATCGCAGGGTACCAAGGCACCGCATTCAACACCTTCACCGATTCCGCGATCATCAAAGTCAGCGGCGATCAATACGCTTGGGGCATCTCAGGTGGCATCGGCCTCACCATCACCGATGGGATGCACGGCACCATCGACGTCACAGCCAACAACAGAGCCTACGGTGTCATGGCTCGCACAATTAACGCAAACAACATCACCGGCACGATCAAAGCCAGCAGCATAGACCAAAACGGTCAATCCGCCGCGATCACGACACAATTCATCAACGGCAACGGCGATTGGGAATCACAATTCGACGGCAACGACTTCGTCAACCTCAACACTGGCGCAAACATCATCGGCGACATCCGACTCGCTGGCGAAAATCTCGTTGAAAACACATACGGCGACATCCTCAAACTCACCGGCGCTGGCTCATTCAACCACGATCTCTACGGCGTCGACTCACTCTTCGTCGTCGCTGACACCCCCGACCAAACATGGCAACTCAACCTCGCTTCTGAAGCACTCACTGATGATACGCAACGCAACCACGTTGACCGCGCCATCGTCCATAAAGGCTTCCTCCACATCAACGAAAACTTCTCCGCCGACTACCTCTCCCTCACAGGCAATGCCGGCCTCACCCTCAACGTCACCGAACCTACAACCGAATATATCCTCACACTCTCCGAAGGCGCATCTCTCAACGGCACACTCCGCCTTAACCTCGATGAAGACTTCTCCGCCAACGAAGGCGACATCGTTTCCCTCATCTGGACGACCGATCCATTCACCGGCTCCGGCTTCACTTCCGTTGAAAACACAATCATCAACGAATCACTCGGCTTCAACATTCACCAAGAAGGCGCCGCCGTTCTTGGCAAAGTAGCCCTCCTCGGTGACGCTAACCTCGACGGCCTTGTCGACGCGTCTGACCTCAATATCATTGCAGTCAACTTCAATAAATCACCTCAATCTTTTAATCAGCAATGGAATACCGGCGACTTCAATGGCGACAACATCGTCGATGCGCTCGACCTCAACGTTATCGCGATTAACTTCGGCAAAACCGCAGACGAACTACTCGAGCTCATCACCATCCCAGAACCAACCTCACTCTTCCTGCTGAGCTCACTTCTCATCCCACTCTCTCGTCGCCGCCGTACCGCATAG
- the hslV gene encoding ATP-dependent protease subunit HslV, with amino-acid sequence MSKLKIRSTTVLSVRRGQEVAIAGDGQVTMGNTVAKADATKVRKLKGVGAEKAGVLVGFAGSAADAFALMERFEEHLKDSPANIKRASVELAKQWRTDRAMRKLEALLSVADRECSLLVSGTGDVIEPSDGVLGIGSGGDYARSAARALLTHTDQSAEEIVKNSMAIAGDLCIYSNTNVTVEVL; translated from the coding sequence ATGAGCAAATTGAAGATCAGATCAACGACGGTGCTGTCAGTGCGGCGTGGCCAAGAGGTTGCGATCGCAGGTGATGGGCAGGTAACGATGGGGAATACGGTGGCGAAGGCGGACGCGACGAAAGTGCGTAAGCTCAAGGGTGTCGGTGCGGAAAAGGCAGGGGTGTTGGTTGGGTTTGCAGGATCTGCCGCGGATGCATTTGCGCTGATGGAAAGATTTGAGGAGCATTTGAAGGATTCGCCTGCGAATATCAAACGGGCGAGCGTGGAGTTGGCGAAGCAGTGGCGAACAGATCGAGCGATGCGCAAGTTGGAAGCATTATTGTCTGTGGCTGATCGAGAGTGCTCGCTGTTGGTTTCGGGGACGGGTGATGTGATCGAGCCTTCGGATGGTGTGTTGGGGATTGGGTCGGGTGGAGATTACGCAAGGTCTGCGGCTCGGGCATTGCTGACGCACACGGATCAATCAGCTGAGGAGATCGTGAAAAATTCGATGGCGATTGCTGGCGACTTGTGTATTTACTCGAACACGAATGTGACGGTTGAGGTGCTTTAG
- a CDS encoding peptidoglycan D,D-transpeptidase FtsI family protein, translating to MQDGLFDHLPDDHGSTPSPTPSSADHNDPAQNQPTSGATDTTDPNELPNRELGEGGLFSIRGGAGKNMRHISAPPMKAFEKGDETAGANRVLRFGIFMAIIITLLFSVLIYRVAQLQTNPEERLVKQLGRNYAKVPLLERRGTITDRKGRPLAVSRIKKKLFIDPKLIADRGIFTDIITHEFGYDPLWIDKLMSRNPKSRYVVIDKALTDERLETFKRLKLSGLALDDAPVRDYPQGKTAGAIIGFVGDEGVGLSGLELALDKRLTGQKGKFVYMRDSRGRAIGIDSERFQPNQNGENIRLSIDSVIQSMAEDVLDRLTKHFNSPLAMMVVINPRTGEILAMASTPSFDPRTFRTANLELQKNRCVTDVFEPGSIFKPIIWSGITQLGKVKPGETFTTEQGRWTTSYGRLIRDATTPKKSKYTWEEVLVNSSNIGMGKATNRITLQQLHEIVSAFGFGKKTGSNLPGEVSGLFPSWQVWNRRSTEKGWKNYTKHSIPFGQQISVTALQITTAIAAIANDGILIQPTIEARDPFAPMYVEKRVLSTPVAQFTREVMRRQILEGGGRNAISNKYEFFGKTGTAQLVNPGKGYFQDRYFSSFVAGAPLDDPQLVIGCFVKDPDKSVAHYGGQVATPAVREVMEASLQYLGIPPKTTDEIYKAEKDWPKAQPQE from the coding sequence ATGCAAGACGGATTGTTCGATCATCTCCCCGATGACCATGGCAGCACACCCTCCCCCACACCCTCTTCTGCTGACCACAATGATCCCGCACAAAACCAACCCACATCAGGCGCAACTGACACAACAGACCCAAACGAATTGCCTAACCGTGAGTTAGGCGAAGGCGGTCTCTTCTCCATCCGCGGCGGCGCCGGCAAAAATATGCGACACATTAGCGCTCCCCCCATGAAAGCCTTCGAAAAAGGCGACGAAACCGCAGGCGCCAACCGCGTCCTCCGCTTCGGCATCTTCATGGCCATCATCATCACACTACTCTTCTCAGTACTCATCTACCGCGTTGCTCAACTCCAAACCAACCCCGAAGAACGGCTCGTTAAACAGCTCGGCCGCAACTACGCCAAAGTCCCACTTCTCGAACGTCGCGGCACCATCACCGACCGAAAAGGCCGACCGCTCGCCGTCTCTCGCATCAAAAAGAAACTCTTCATCGACCCCAAACTCATCGCCGATCGCGGCATCTTCACCGACATCATTACACACGAGTTCGGATACGACCCGCTCTGGATCGACAAGCTCATGTCGCGCAACCCCAAATCTCGCTACGTCGTCATCGACAAAGCCCTCACAGATGAGCGGCTCGAAACCTTCAAACGTCTCAAACTCTCCGGCCTCGCTCTCGACGACGCGCCAGTCCGAGATTACCCGCAAGGTAAAACCGCCGGCGCGATCATCGGCTTTGTCGGCGACGAAGGTGTCGGCCTCTCCGGCCTGGAACTCGCCCTCGACAAACGACTCACCGGCCAAAAAGGTAAATTCGTTTACATGCGTGACTCACGCGGCCGCGCCATCGGCATCGACTCCGAACGCTTCCAACCCAACCAAAACGGCGAAAACATCCGGCTCTCCATCGACTCAGTCATTCAAAGCATGGCTGAAGACGTCCTCGACCGCCTCACCAAACACTTCAACTCACCACTCGCCATGATGGTCGTCATCAACCCACGCACAGGCGAAATCCTCGCCATGGCCTCAACCCCCAGCTTCGACCCGCGAACCTTTCGTACCGCAAACCTCGAACTCCAAAAAAACCGTTGCGTGACCGACGTTTTCGAACCCGGATCAATCTTCAAACCCATCATCTGGTCCGGCATCACACAGCTCGGTAAAGTCAAACCCGGCGAAACATTCACCACCGAACAAGGCCGTTGGACAACCTCCTATGGCCGCCTTATCCGTGACGCCACAACACCCAAAAAATCGAAATACACTTGGGAAGAAGTCCTTGTCAACTCCTCAAACATCGGCATGGGCAAAGCCACCAATCGCATCACACTCCAGCAACTACACGAAATCGTCTCCGCCTTCGGCTTCGGCAAAAAAACCGGCTCCAATCTCCCCGGCGAAGTCTCCGGACTCTTCCCATCTTGGCAAGTATGGAACCGTAGATCCACCGAAAAAGGCTGGAAAAACTACACCAAACACTCCATCCCATTTGGCCAGCAAATATCCGTCACCGCCTTACAAATCACCACCGCCATTGCCGCCATCGCAAACGACGGCATCCTCATCCAACCCACCATTGAAGCCCGCGACCCCTTCGCACCCATGTACGTCGAAAAACGTGTCCTCTCAACGCCCGTTGCCCAGTTCACACGCGAAGTCATGCGACGACAAATCCTCGAAGGCGGCGGCCGCAACGCCATCTCAAACAAATACGAATTCTTCGGCAAAACAGGCACCGCACAACTCGTCAACCCCGGCAAAGGCTATTTCCAAGATAGATACTTCTCCTCCTTCGTCGCTGGCGCCCCGCTCGACGACCCACAACTCGTCATCGGCTGCTTCGTCAAAGATCCAGACAAATCCGTCGCACACTACGGCGGCCAAGTCGCCACCCCAGCCGTCCGTGAAGTCATGGAAGCCTCGCTCCAATACCTCGGCATCCCCCCTAAAACGACTGATGAAATCTACAAAGCCGAAAAAGATTGGCCCAAAGCACAGCCTCAAGAATAA
- the rsmH gene encoding 16S rRNA (cytosine(1402)-N(4))-methyltransferase RsmH codes for MDSTPDNIPPQIPPKTSPQPSPDDLANEIYTWGQVEHTVGHIPVLWREILELLDVQPNKTVLDCTIGRGGHATLIIPQLTGGHYIGLDTDAQNANFARQRLTPIAEKHNVKLDIIHTNFTAAHDAINSLKPPIPAVDVLLADLGFASNQMDDPSRGLSFKGAGPLDMRLDPSQGITAHELIHQLPERELADLIYQLGEERLSRRIARKIIETRTERPIENTEELADLIRGCYPGGKAWIGGKRPALRFGNKGRAKGKKGGKNRGGGGMIDPATRTFMALRIAVNGELDALDHLLNELPRLLQPNGRAGIISFHSLEDRRVKFNFRDHSSGDSPIYKRITRRVLTAQLDEADRNPRSRSAKMRVIQKLT; via the coding sequence ATGGATTCCACACCCGACAACATCCCCCCCCAGATCCCCCCAAAGACCTCCCCCCAACCATCCCCCGATGATCTCGCCAACGAAATCTACACCTGGGGTCAGGTCGAGCACACCGTCGGCCACATCCCCGTGCTTTGGCGTGAAATCCTCGAACTACTCGACGTTCAGCCCAACAAAACCGTGCTCGACTGCACCATCGGCCGCGGCGGACACGCCACCCTCATCATCCCACAGCTCACCGGCGGACACTACATCGGCCTCGACACCGACGCCCAAAACGCCAACTTCGCCCGCCAGCGCCTCACACCCATCGCCGAAAAACACAACGTCAAACTCGACATCATCCACACCAACTTCACCGCAGCACACGACGCGATCAACAGCCTCAAGCCCCCCATCCCCGCCGTCGACGTCCTCCTCGCCGACCTCGGCTTCGCCTCAAACCAAATGGATGACCCTTCCCGAGGTCTCTCTTTCAAAGGCGCAGGCCCACTCGACATGCGACTCGACCCCTCGCAAGGCATCACCGCCCACGAACTCATCCATCAACTCCCCGAGCGAGAACTCGCCGATCTCATCTATCAGCTCGGCGAAGAACGCCTCTCACGCCGAATTGCACGAAAAATTATCGAAACTCGTACCGAACGTCCGATAGAAAATACTGAAGAACTCGCCGATCTCATCCGAGGCTGCTATCCCGGCGGCAAAGCTTGGATCGGTGGCAAACGCCCCGCTCTTAGATTTGGCAACAAGGGTCGAGCCAAAGGCAAAAAGGGTGGAAAAAATAGGGGGGGTGGTGGGATGATTGACCCCGCGACACGCACCTTCATGGCTTTGCGTATCGCCGTCAATGGTGAACTCGATGCGTTGGACCATCTCTTAAATGAGTTGCCAAGGCTTTTACAACCCAACGGCCGAGCCGGAATCATTAGCTTCCACTCACTCGAAGACCGCCGCGTGAAATTTAACTTCCGCGACCACTCCTCAGGCGACTCACCAATATACAAACGCATTACACGCCGCGTCCTCACTGCCCAACTCGACGAAGCCGACCGCAACCCTCGATCACGCAGTGCAAAAATGCGTGTCATCCAAAAACTCACATAA
- a CDS encoding LysM peptidoglycan-binding domain-containing protein, which produces MTRETKVGLLFGVAVVMLIGIIAADHLASTKNTPSADANVLEYVDRAADESRMSRRQAPSLNNPNTNPAPQPLRRALPSPNTLPPRTTTPQRPQFVRAMATDTNTDQNNTTPPATRRNNTSSRAAALLNRAAQNTTPQNQSPTRPLTSYERSVQNDQDRTAAQQPTTPAARRPSIFDRPTSTTNRPPANRIIGTAIPTTPSTSITPGNRDARIHIVKPNESLYGIALKYYGNGDKWNLIKNANPTRVSDNGSIIAGAKLTIPFDPKLLKELETNTQTSTASATRTPTQSSNEITVKPGDTLSELSLRYLGSSKHWKKILAHNNMKDASELRAGMKLKLPTLDNTPAPSTQQTSSATRATTPRNTQPTSSSKTYTVRSGDSLIRIAKRELGDGSRWQEIFDLNKATLKSPDAIKVGQTLKLP; this is translated from the coding sequence ATGACACGTGAAACAAAAGTAGGTCTACTCTTCGGTGTTGCCGTCGTGATGCTCATCGGCATCATCGCCGCCGATCATCTCGCAAGCACCAAGAACACCCCAAGCGCCGACGCAAACGTTCTCGAATACGTCGACCGCGCCGCCGACGAGTCGCGCATGTCCCGTCGACAAGCCCCCTCCCTCAACAACCCCAACACCAACCCCGCCCCGCAACCACTCCGACGCGCACTCCCCTCCCCCAACACACTCCCCCCTCGCACAACCACACCGCAACGACCACAATTCGTTCGCGCCATGGCCACCGACACCAACACCGATCAAAATAATACAACACCACCCGCGACGCGCCGTAACAACACCTCATCACGAGCCGCTGCGCTCCTCAACCGAGCAGCTCAAAACACGACTCCGCAAAACCAATCGCCCACGCGCCCACTCACCAGTTACGAACGCTCGGTTCAAAACGACCAAGACCGCACAGCCGCTCAACAACCAACGACACCTGCAGCACGCCGCCCATCGATCTTTGATCGGCCAACCTCAACCACAAACCGCCCACCCGCAAACCGCATCATCGGCACCGCCATCCCCACAACTCCTTCCACATCCATCACCCCCGGCAACCGCGACGCTCGCATCCACATCGTCAAACCCAACGAATCACTCTACGGCATCGCCCTCAAGTACTACGGCAACGGCGACAAATGGAATCTCATCAAAAACGCCAACCCAACCCGCGTCTCCGACAACGGCTCAATCATCGCTGGCGCCAAACTCACCATCCCATTCGACCCCAAACTCCTCAAAGAACTCGAAACAAACACCCAAACATCCACTGCCTCAGCAACCCGCACACCCACACAATCTTCAAACGAAATCACCGTCAAGCCCGGCGACACTCTCTCCGAACTCTCACTCAGATACCTCGGCTCCTCAAAGCACTGGAAGAAAATCCTCGCCCACAACAACATGAAAGATGCCTCCGAACTCCGCGCAGGCATGAAACTCAAACTCCCAACCCTCGACAACACCCCCGCTCCTTCAACCCAACAAACATCTTCCGCCACAAGGGCAACCACACCCCGCAACACACAACCCACTTCCTCATCAAAAACCTACACCGTCAGATCTGGCGACAGCCTCATCCGCATCGCTAAGCGCGAGTTAGGTGACGGCTCACGTTGGCAGGAAATCTTTGACCTCAACAAAGCCACACTCAAATCACCCGATGCCATCAAGGTCGGACAAACACTCAAACTCCCCTAA
- a CDS encoding glycosyltransferase: protein MNILHVIDSLNPADGGPPSVVVQLASAQALLGHRVHIMSFNNPVQFLPKYAHIKGSDKLQFIDVPQTRKAPIDLFFTSDLHKYFPSNTEFIHGHGNWYPLVIATCRSARKANIPYTIAPHGMLDHWCMQQKKLKKSISLKLGLRNILNKSAFIHCLNKHETIEVAKNQITAPLKTIPNGIDLTYDEIENITGTLDQSISHLLNSGPTILFLSRIHYKKGLDYLVNSFDKALPNLPSGTNLIIAGPGSNYLNELNTIINSLNAKPHIHLIGPVYGSAKFELIRKASCFALTSRQEGFSVAILEALTCKTPVIVSHDCHFPELEQHNAGICVPLDTDIIAQALVNFFNDPQLAQTLQANAYNLVNAQYQWRHIAQTCIDLYTTN from the coding sequence GTGAACATCCTCCACGTCATCGATAGCCTCAATCCAGCCGACGGCGGCCCCCCCTCAGTTGTTGTCCAACTCGCTTCCGCACAAGCACTCCTTGGCCATCGTGTACATATCATGTCCTTCAATAACCCCGTCCAGTTCCTCCCTAAATACGCGCACATCAAAGGCTCGGACAAACTTCAGTTCATCGACGTCCCACAAACCCGCAAAGCTCCCATCGACCTCTTCTTCACTTCTGATCTCCATAAATATTTCCCATCCAACACCGAGTTCATCCACGGCCACGGCAACTGGTACCCACTCGTCATCGCTACGTGTCGCTCCGCCCGTAAAGCCAACATCCCCTACACCATCGCCCCACACGGCATGCTTGATCATTGGTGCATGCAACAAAAGAAACTCAAAAAATCTATCTCACTCAAACTAGGCCTTCGCAACATACTCAATAAATCAGCGTTTATCCATTGCCTTAACAAACACGAAACCATCGAGGTAGCCAAAAACCAAATCACCGCACCACTCAAAACCATTCCCAATGGCATCGACCTCACATACGACGAAATCGAGAACATTACTGGCACACTCGACCAAAGCATCAGCCACCTACTCAATTCAGGCCCCACCATCCTCTTTCTTTCACGCATACACTACAAGAAAGGTCTCGACTACCTCGTCAATAGTTTCGACAAAGCACTACCCAACCTACCTTCAGGCACCAATCTCATTATCGCCGGACCGGGTAGCAACTACCTCAACGAACTCAACACAATCATCAATTCACTAAACGCCAAACCGCACATACACCTCATAGGCCCTGTCTATGGCTCAGCTAAGTTCGAACTCATCCGCAAAGCCTCATGCTTCGCCCTCACCTCGCGCCAAGAAGGTTTCTCCGTAGCAATCCTCGAAGCTTTAACCTGCAAAACACCTGTCATCGTCTCCCACGACTGCCACTTCCCCGAACTCGAACAACATAACGCCGGCATCTGTGTACCCCTTGATACCGACATCATCGCTCAAGCCCTCGTCAATTTCTTCAATGACCCACAACTAGCGCAAACACTTCAAGCAAATGCCTATAATCTCGTCAACGCTCAATACCAATGGCGACATATCGCACAAACATGTATCGATCTCTATACAACCAACTAG